TAAACTCCTTCTCTTCATATTCTTCCAACCATCTTGGGGCAGAACAATGGAAACAGCACAAAACAATGTCTTAAGAGCCTGGTTCATCATGCAAAATTGACAgtgtttttttttggtaacctacaactttattttacttcttgACACTGTTAAACAAAGGCACTTCGTTTACTGGCATTTAGAGTCTTCTCTAATCATGGGAAGGTGATTTCTTAATGGGCCAATCTGTTTGACatccaaacttttttttatatttatcttctgAATAGGAGAAGACATTTTCAATGGGAATCTACAACaacacaaaaatttaaagaaaactcaAGCAAGTTCAAAAATAAGATTAGAACTTTAAGAAGTTCAGGAGAGGTTAATTTTGACTTACATGAAATTTATTGACTACGTCTGAGTCAACATGCTCTCATACTTAAAAGTGTTAGATATACAGGTATCCCCcattttttgaaagtttgctttatgccTCCTCACTTTTAAGAAACATCTACAAAACTACCAGTATTTGCTAACTGAAAGTAATCCcaagaggatttttgcttttatacgAAAAAAGGCGAAAAGCAAAAACAgtgtttaatgtttattttgcaGGAAGAGTGgcaccaccaagctccttccccaggaactacactcagcatctcagcatccaGCTGCAATatctttgaactgtgtctgtgagcatctgtgctttatctcgatttattttgtgcatccattAGTAAGATGAGTCCTAAGGCAATTGCTTTATGCCATCTCGGCTTAAGGAAACACTCTACTTTTGGATAGTGGCGGGTGGGGTAGggatctgtaaaatgagaattcaGTTGCACGTTCTCTAGGAGCCCATGAAGTTTTGCCAATCAGAACTGTCTATAGCAACCTGATCCAAGGAAATGTTTTCTACTGTCTAGGAAATACCTGATTCTAGCATGAtggtctgtgtgtgcgtgtgtaatCTTTTTTGTACATGTGTCACCTACACTGTCTCTGTCATCCCATACCTACAGagtaaaaaggaactaaattaaACTTAGGATATAAGGGGGTGTGGGGAAATGTTTTTCATCAACTTGACTGATAGGCCCTTAAGAAGTTATGCTATGTTTCAGGGAATCATAAGGGGACTGGAAAATACTAAACACATTCAAAATCTTGCTTTATCTCCTGTTCTAGAAAAGGCTAATCATTACACAGCTATGCCACAATGCCATGTACTAGCCAATCCCTTTAAACTTTTcccccactttattttttaaaaaatatttatttatttggttgcacagggtcttagttgtggcaggcgggctccttagttgtggctcgcaggctccttagttgcagctcaccagctccaTAGTTGcatcatgcatgtgggatctggttccttaaccagggatcaaacccaggccccctgcactggaagcatggagtcatatccactgtgccagcagggaagtccctccctcactttttttaaattgatgtaatTCATGTACtataaaattcatctttttaaagtatgtgattcaggggcttccctgatggtgcagtggttaagaatctacctgctaatgcaggggacacagtttccatccctggtccaggaagatcccatatgccacggagcaactaagcccatgcgccacaactactgagcctgtactctagagcccgcaagccacaacttctgagcccacacgtcacaactactaaagccagtgcgccctagagcccacgtgccctagagcccacgcaccacaattactgagcccgtgtgctgcaactactgaagcccacttgctctagggcccacgtgccacaactactgagcccgcatgctgcaactactgaagcccgtgtgcctcaagcccatgctccgcaacaagagaagccaccatgatgagaagcccgcgtgtcacaatgaagagtagcccctgctcgctgcaactagagaaagcctgcacacagcaacaagtaaaatttaaaaaattaaagtacatgattcagtggtttttagtaaatTCGCAAAGTTGTAGAACCATCtccactatctaattttagaacatttggtCGCCTCTATAATAAACTCTGTACCTTCAGCAGCCACTTcccactgccccttcccctgctcctggcaaccactacttTCTATTTGCTGATTatggacacttcatataaatggaatcatatgatatttggccttttgtgcctggcttctctcATGTAGCATGTTTTCAAAGCTCATCCGCGTTGTAGCACATATCAGTattacattcctttttatggtggaATAATGTTTCACTAGATGGATAGATGACAGTTTGCTTATCCACTCATCATCGATGGACTtttgggtggtttccaccttttggttattataaataatgcttctatgaaattcatgtacaagtttttgtgtgaacatgtgttttcaattttcttgggtgtatacctaaaagtagaattgttgggtcgtatggtaattctgtgtaactttttgaggagctgccagactgtcttccacaGCAGCTatgctattttacattcccaccagcaatgtatgacgGCTCGAATTTTTTCACATCATTGCCAGTACTTGTTGTTGTCCATCTTTTTGATTGTAGCCATCCTATTGGGTATAaagtggtatttcactgtggttttgatctgcattttccCTAATAACCAATGATGCTGCTTTAAGCTTTTTAATTTAAGCTTCAACCACACCTTCCTACGATGACACTGAAGGGCAGGAGTAAGATAGGACAACTAGGTAGTACAAGTattaataattcaatttttaaagaacagGCTTTACATAATGCCGTAAATAATGCAAATTCTCATGCTGAAGTGCAATGGCAGGTACGTGAAAGAAGTAGGAATAAATACTTCATGTTGCATTGCTCAAATGACTAATCACTTCTTAGTTAATAAGTAATCACAACTGAGGCAAAATGAAGTATATTTCTAATAAAGAGATGCCAAGAGATTGGCTATTAACAAAATATACCAAGCAAAGTCCTGAATATATACCAAGAAAATGCACATTCTCGGACATTTTTCACAGTAAAGAAGCTTAAAGtagctttgaaaataaattttaagttattttgcaAGAACATGATCTTTAATAAAAAACAGATAACTCAATGTTATTGAATTGCTTATAGCATCCTGACTGCCAATCCAGAGCACACAGATGAAAGAAGGGCTTGCAATGCACCTCTGGCTTCTCATTTTATGTACTTGCCAGCCTTCAGTGATAACTCATAAGGAGCATGCACTGTtctagaagtaaaactgtttaatttctttggacaataataagtatttataacaaacaaaataatcctaaactTGAGAGTAGAATTAATGGTCCCCAAGGAGTACACCAGGCAGTCCAcgaagagggaggaaaggagtcACGGGCACAGAAGAATCAAATTAAGGGTGAACTCTGAAAAACAGAGGATTTCATCTGGAACTCACAGAAACAATGATCCCAACAGTCTAAGTGGACCATATACTCCTAATTCCAAGTCTTGGTCAATCTGCTACTGAGTCAATAGCTACTGAGGGCCCTAGTCCACTGAAAATTGTGGGAGGAGACTATAAAGCTCATCATCCTTCCTCCCCTGTAATACCTGGAAAGCTTAAACTCCATGGTGGTCAACCAAACTACATGCTAGTTCAACTAAGTCTGGCCTAGAGACTTTACCTGTTGAGCCCGTGATGCCAGAGAAAAGATGCCTGGTCACCTTTCCAGAGCTCCCTGAACTACGTTCTAAACTGCTTCTAGATGAGAAATGATGAGATATTTGAGACCCTGTCAGTCACTACATCTTAGCTTCAATTACTTACAGGAGTCCAAATTTCATTTGTTCCGTCTCACGTAAAAGCCACTTTCACATCACTGAACTGTGTATGTGTTAAGTCTTGTCTTACTCTCCTCCTGTTTTACTTTTCCTCAGCACTTTAATTCCCTACCTTTGAAAGGtagctttttggttttttctaaTACTGTCCAAGTTCTTGTCCTGACttatctttctcctcctttttcgaaattccattctttttgtgATCTGTACTTAAATTCTCAGACTCCTGTTTCCCTCCCTCTTATTCAGCTCTTTTCACTTGTACTACCAATACAGCAGGCTGCCCTTGCCCAGTGGCTAACAGAACATTCTGTGCATGTGGGCACATAGTACTTTACTTCCGTTAATAGCTTTTCAATTGTAATCTGGAGCCATAAGGACTAATATAAGTTCAAAGAAAGTATCAAAGCACTTTACTTGAAAGTATCAAAGCAAAGTACCTTTCACTCTCAGCTGTCTGCATAGTCTCCAGTTTTGAGTGAGTTCCTCTGTTAAATCCTTTTACTTCCTGCTCTTCCAAAGATTCCAGCAATCGGATGACATCTTTATTCACTCCCCTGCGCTTTGCCAGAACCAGGGGTGTAGCACCTTGATGATTGCTAAAAAGTTCATAAAAATAAAGAGGTTATATTATACTGTTAGTAGCCATTTGTGTAGATCTCAGTGAGGAAGGCATGGGCCCCATTAACTCGAAATTAAAACCCAGAGCAGAACCAGCGGTTGAGGTGGAACCTGAATTTTgagttaacctttttttttttccttttagagaaaaaggaaaaaaaaaaaaaaatacaggcaagagtagataaatgagaataaataaaagaaaaggagggcATCTTCCTAGAAATTAATTGGAAAATTCTAGATTCACCCTTATCtgacatttatatatttcatgagaagggtgtatatattttttaaatgtctaagaattaaacaaacaacaaaaaaaaccacccacACTCAAAAGCAATCAAATAAGCTGCTTTGGTTCACCTAGTTATTTAACAACAGGAGAGAGCCCAAGTAACACTGAATCCTATAGTTAATTCCCACCACATCTTGTTCTGTAGCAGCAGAACCATTTACTGTCTTATTCAAATTTAGGGACACTAGAGCACCAATAAATTAGGGCAACATGAAACTGTGGCTTAAAGGTCAAGGTCACTTTTTAAAGTGGCCTGATCTTTCCCACTCAAGAGACGGAATcactaaaacaaaccaaaaaaaccactaCTTCTTCAAATTGTTCAGTATCAAAAGGACTGTGAGCGCCCCAGAGAGATTATGAAGCTAGCATGGTATATTATACGACAGAAGGCAAACAAGCTTTGGAATCAGGTGGAACTAGGTTCAGATtccagctgggtgacctttgTTAAGTCATTTAACTCAGAATGCTTGTCTCAattatttcatctataaaatgaatacCTACCTTAAGAGTTATtcattctgaggattaaatgagctaaacaCAGTATGTGCAGTGCCCAGGCTGCAACAGATTGTTGACAAGTGCCCTTGTCTTACAATACACAATTAATTAGTAGCAGAACCTAGCCACTATCTTCATAGAAAAACATACACTGCTTCAGCATAAATCTAGAAGTCAGCCTCTTGTTCGCTTACTCATTGCCCTCAATACCCTTCTGAACTTGCTGTGCTCAATCAGTGAGGAAACAAAATCAATGGACTCCAAGATTAGATCATTGGTTGACAGACTAATGGGAAGAAGTGACAAGACTTCAAAAACCACAGAACTTACCAAATATCAATTTTGAGTCCATTGGAAACTAAGAATTGAATAGTATCCACATGGCCACAGAGATGAAGAGCTGTGTTTCCCTGATAATCTGTGGCCAGGAGATCAGCACCAAATTTATGTAATAACTGGCAGATGTCTACATTCCCTCGGGCTGCTGCGAggtgaaggcctgttctgccccTGGTGTCACGAATATTTGGGTCAAAGCCACTTTCCAAAAGCCTCTTGGAGTAGTTAAAGTCTCCATCAATACAGGCTTGTAGCAGGGGCACATTAGTCTGAGAGGAATCATTCACAAAAACGTAGGACATTGTTCAGATGTGGTGACGGAATGTGCCTGTAATGAAATACGAGGTGAACAAGATTCAGAGAAGCCAACTAAATCAAGACAATGAAGTCGTTTAGAAAAgcgctatttctttttcttcttggcctCCTGCCTCTAATAAATTACCTCACCAAACAGAAACAACAACAGTtatcaattattatattttattttccattaaaatgtctcatttttttcatatctGTTGAATCAAAATTGCAATTAAATTACCATAAAGCCATATTTCACTTTTCATCATATAAAaagactgagattttttttttttggccgcgccacgcgGCACatgggtcttagttccccaaccagggatcaaacctgcatcccctgcattggaagcatggagtcttaaccactggacggccagggaagtccctggattgagatatttttaaagtgaagcaAAATATAagtgcttagggcttccctggtggcgcagtggttgagagtccgcctgcagatgcaggggacatgggttcatggcctggtccgggaagatcccacatgccacggagcggctgggcctgtgagccatggctgctgagcctgcgcgtccagagcctgtgctccgcaacgggagaggccacaacagtgagaggcccgcgtacagcaaaaaaaaaaaaaaaaaaaaaagatagaagtgCTTAGATTTAAGTTTATTACATCATCAGAAGACAAAGACAGTATGTTCCTTAAACTTCATAAAACTACCtatacacgcacatacacacacacaaacgctaCTACTGGTAGAGATtcttatttaaaacaaagtaattctctttcatatatttgctttttattgtaTTTGAGATATTCTATATGGTAAAACAGAATTATCAGCTCAAAAGTTAACTAAATCAGCATGAAAAAAACAATAACTTAATTCACACTCAATAAGGACCTGCTAAATGTGTTTAGAGCACAAACTTCAAATTTTTCATAGAAAGAGAAAAGCTAAGGAAGGCaacaaactaaatttaaaaactggaagtatcatgaaattaagaattctgtCCTTTTTACAGTATTGATCCTATTCTGCTTTGTTCTGTGGTTATCTAAATATCTGATTTTGCCAAACTCCCCCTGTCTGAAGATGGAGAGATGAGGAAAAACAGGTCTCTGTGGGGATGCAGAGGCAGGACAAAGGCAGCTATCCCAGCTGTGTCCATGCTAATACTTCACCCATCTGAGTAGCCTCGGTTCACCAGTAGGTGTTTCCACACATCCTTCATTGATACTTCCCTGCCCTCAGCAATTTCTTGGTCTCTCAGTGCATGCGTGCGTGCgcgtgcatgcgtgcgtgtgtgggTGTGTCTCCACCCCACCTGCAATTGTCCCTTCCTTGGttcatttaagaaaaagttaaagcCTGACAAAAGAAACTTTACTAAGaagttaaagagaaaacaaacccaaacaagaAAACACAAAGGCAGAGACCGATGTGTTTGTTAAGATGGCTCCCTTACTCTAAGGTGAAAAAAGCTTAGTCACAGATGAGCTTGGCTTATAATTTATCAGGCAAAGTCTTCCTGGAACACAGATGGAACTGGATGCTAGATCAATCTATTGTGCCTAACCTCCCAGGGATTTAGGAAAGCCTGGCTCTGGAGTTCGGTGAGATTCTTGGCCCCCACTCCTTTTGGCCTGGTTTCCAGCAGAGCCACTGTCCCTCTATTCCTGGGCCACCTTAAGCTCTGCTGCTGCCATGCGTGCAAGGGGGAAACATTAACACAGACTGAGAGCCTGTTCCGAGCCAGGCACTGCATTAAGGGGTCTTAATGAATTTTGTTTAATCTTCCTAACAAGTCCATAGTAAGATTTATTATACCTGAATTTTAATAAGGAgtcattgaaggattttaagtcAAGGAAATGGCATGGTCTTAGTATATTAGTCTTTCAGAAAGATGACTTTCTGGCAATACAGAGAGGTTAGTTTGGAGGGGGTCAAGATTGGAGACAGGGAGATCAATTGGTGTCATTGTAGAGATCCAGGCAAGAAATGATGATAGCCTGATCTAAGGCAGTGGCAGAGAGAAGGGGGCATACTGGAGAGGGATACACTAGATAGAATGAACACAACTCAATGACCTGTTGGATATAAAGGGTGAGAAGGAGCTGTTAAGGATAATTCTAAATAACGGGAAAATATGTTTATGATTAAGAATTACAGGGATCAAGATAAGATAAACCTCAGATTATGATACTATataatgctttttaaagaaattaaccgAATGGGAagatgtttctcaaaaaaacagtcaaaaattCTCTTTCAAGGGTAATCTCCCTATTTTCCCCTACAGTAGTCATTGGATTGGATCATAAAAAAGACAGAGGTATcacaagcttttaaaaaattaaaataccacaTATCAAGTGCTTTTCACGAGGTACCGTGTTTCGGTTAAATTCTCTAAGTATAGATAATGAAAAACAATCTACTTGGTATTTTTGGTTCAAACAGTTAAGAATTCTTGTGGTTTGCAGACTGGGATTCTTTCGAACATCAGCTCAGTAAAAAGGACAAGTCTTTCTTGTCTATTTTTTAAGTGAGAATAAGCATGgtttattttgtgatttctttgtgCCCTTGAGAAGCTACTAACCTCCAAATTTAATAAGCCCAATGATAGATAACATTTTTCATCTTGACTATAGAACTGAATCTGCCCCAAAGCAAGGCCACAGTTCACTGAAGCTTTCACATGTTGTGAGGGAGTCCACAGTAGAAAATACTCACGTAAGCCTTAAGATTAGATCTTTCTCTCCGTGGTCCCACGGCAGTTTCTCTGAATTCTTAAGAAGGTTCAACAGACTATCCAGAAATGTGCAAGCAAGGATctataataaatagaaaattcagtTATAACAAAGATGTGGTGTGAAAAAGGACTTGCTATTCTACTAAACACAGGCAAGGTACAGGGACCTGTAGATATTTTCCAGAAAATCTATGGGTAAGGCATCAACTTATGAGGCTACTAAAGTCAATGACGAGTAATAAAGTggtgaaaaggaggaaagaagggcttAATAAGGAGAAGCTCTGTTGCCCACTAACAAGAAAGCACGgtcagaaagatgaaagaaagagagtCAGATTATGTTACCATCAATAGAGGAGAAACTGCGCTCTGAAAATTCACTCTAACTTACCAGAATTTGGAATGCATATTTTTCCCATTATAAATGGTGGCTACATCTCAGGTTAGCCCACTAAagcaattttagaaataaaatgctatttgcagtgggggaaaaaattaaaaacaaccaaTACTTGTGTTTAAACCAAACaggtacatttaagaaaaaaaatgtctaatcTGTCTTGAATACTGGTACTTAAATCTCCTCCTGAGATTGTCCAACTACCTTTTCTTTTCAGTGTGAAAGAAAACTGGCTCAAATCTATCTGCAGTCTTTTCCACATGCCTGACCCCACCCCTCCTGCATCTCGGTGCAGCCCCACACTCACACTTTCACTGGGACCCCCCTCAGGTTTCCCCTTAGGGCACTGACAGACATTTGAAGAGTCCCCCATCAGTTCCACTGCACTCTTTTCTTGAGGAAACGTGGAAGCAAGGGGGTCACGGACAGGCAGCAGGGACCACAAAAAATCAATAGTAATTTGTTAGGcaaacatttactgtgtgcccAATATGTTCCAGATAATATGCTAAGTGGTAAATTTGGGATATAAAGTCTAAATCCCAAATTTATAGTTCCAGCTGAAATTCATGACTTTTACTAGTCATTTACGCTGTCATCAAGTCCCTTTAAATAAACTTATAGGGAATAATCAATGGCATTTTATAAAGCTCCATTTACCATACGTAAGTCGGGTTGTATCATAAGGGCTATCAGTGTGAGGTTGGAAGTGAAGACAAACTACATGTGAGGACCAGTCCCACAACAGTTCAGCAAATATCAAGATGACATGATAATACGCAAAACATCCAACCCTCTTCAACTGTTCCCTTATATTTCTGCAAGTCTGTAATACCAGTTTAGACAGATTTCATTATCACTGAGCCACTTAATTGATTTCCCTGAACAAATAGTCTGCATTCACCCAAGCCTactattttccttttatgtcCTGCCCACTAGAGCTGAGTCTTCATGACTAAAGTCTAATATATTAATTTAAGATGTGGCTTTTTCAATGTTAAAATGGTACAGGGGTTATTCTGAAGATAGTAGGATTTATATTATGAAAAGGACAAGTGTAGCTGTTTATTTGGAGATAGAATTATCGATTATATAGTTATGTGCCCCCAAAGTAATCCTAATGTTTCCTTAAATCCATAAGAAAGACCATTTTCTGCCAGTTTCTTTTGATATGACAAGGTCACATAAGAAAATAAACGATCAAATTACAAATTTATGTGATTTCAAACTTAATGCTATATAAATGCATTAGACCTAATTACTAGAAACCTGCCAAGAAAATGCTGAAGACCCTAAATAAACCACTAGAAAGCTATTGATAGATTCCccaagaaataatagaaatgaataaaaattgggACACGTTAACTATTGTCCAAAGGGTGAAGAGgactaaagattttttaaattaaaccttttattttgagataactgtaCATTCAAATTCAGTTGTAAGAAACaatacagagagatcctgtgtacctttcacccagtttcccctgatGGTAACACAGAGTAAAACAATAGTAGCAccatatcacaaccaggatattgacattgatactgtcaggatacagaatatttccagcCCCACCAGGATCTTTGCCCTCTTACAGCCACACCTactcccctcctgcccctacCTCTCcttaacccctggaaaccactactGTCTTCCATTActataattctgtcatttctaGAGTGTTACATAAATAGAgccatacagtatgtaacctttgaggatctttttttttcactcaacataattctctggagatttatCTGGGTTGTTACCTGTATCaacagtttgtttcttttctactgctgagtagtattccaacgtatagatgtaccacagtttaactgtctacctactgaaggacatctgatTATCTCCAGTTTTGGGGCATTATGTTAAGGCTTCTAAAAACATTCaggtacatatttttatattaagtcttcatttctctgggataaatggcCAGGAGTGCAATGTCTGGGTCATAGAGAGGCCTAAAGATTCTGATGAAAAGATTATTGAGTCTAAATGTGCTCACCTTCtctaagaagaaaggaagggaggaagggaggaagggaggaagggaggaagggaggaagggaggaagggaggaagggaggaagggaggaagggaggaagggaggaagggaggaagggaggaagggaggaagggaggaagggaggaagggaggaagggaggaagggaggaagggaggaagggaggaagggaggaagggaggaagggaggaagggaggaagggaggaagggaggaagggaggaagggaggaagggaggaagggaggaagggaggaagggaggaagggaggaagggaggaagggaggaagggaggaagggaggaagggaggaagggaggaagggaggaagggaggaagggaggaagggaggaagggaggaagggaggaagggaggaagggaggaagggaggaagggaggaagggaggaagggaggaagggaggaagggaggaagggaggaagggaggaagggaggaagggaggaagggaggaagggaggaagggaggaaggaagaaaggtctTCTTTGAAGTCATTTCTCTGGGTGCTAGGAGAGTAAGAGATTATTTATGGAAGAGTTTGTAGGACCTACCATTTGGAAGGGCTCAGGTAGAAGCCCTGGTATTTACCAAAGGGAATGTGTCATAAGAACCATTCCACAAGCAGAGTTAGAGGCACTAATGTGTGATATCTTTCAAGATTCACAGAAGGCTGAGCCTGTCACCTTGTGAACGGATATGGGCATACTGGAGGCTGCTTTAGAGGTGGGGAAAGCAGAAGGGAGAGAGACGTGATACAGTCTGACTGTCCTGAGAGGCGCTACTTTCAGGAGTGAACAGCACTCTAGAGAGGCAGTTTCTCTACTGTCAGATGTTCAAAGAGTGTGGCTACTCCACCCAGAATGTATCTGGAGCTGGAATGCCTGGGTCAGAATCCCAATTcagctacttactagctgtatgacttaAGCACCCAAAAAATAACAGTTATTACTCTCCTGGGGCTGGGTATAGTCCTCAACTGTGCTCTAGCTTGCATAGAGCACTGATCCTCTGGTAACACAGCAGTTTCTAACAACTGGGTAACCTCTAGTGGGGAGTAAAGAcctccaggaaagaaaaagagaactggTTCCTCCTGGCAGAAGAAAAACCACAAGAACAGCCAATAATGGGAATAGTCAAGCCCCAGAAAGTCCTCTGGTTGTTCACCATGGCCTGGTTCTGATTCCTAAGGGACAGTGTCCATAAGGGACAGTGTCCAATGACTGGCTCAGAGGCTAATTCCCTGGGATTGTTAAAAGCAGGACTTTGGGGGTCAGATCTTAGAGGGCTGGCACAGCTTAGTATTTAAAACTCCAACTCCACGCTCTGTGGCACTGCCCAGGAAACGTCATGAGGATGCAGGCACTCATCCTTTGGGACAAGGCAGTCACCCAGATCTCAGTAACAAGAGCTCCGAACGCGAAACAGCACTTGTCTCAACCCACATAACAATAAGGAGGTTTTAGTGAAAGCTTGTGAGTCCCCAACTTGATAAGAAAGTTCTAGTTAATACTccctttcctttatattttattttatgttaatcgTAGGTCAATCTACAGAACTTTAAGATAAGTATTAAGAACTAATGGAGAGAACGGAGCCCGCGTTTCTGCAGAGCTGGAACTCCCGGCTCAGGGTCTCTTCCCTCCGCCGTCACGGAACTGCCCCGGAGCCCAAGGGGAGGGAGGCCTCACTGAGGATGCCAGCTCCGGAGGGGCCCCGGTGGCCGAAGCCGCAACAGTCCTGGGACCGCGGGCCAGTTGTTTCAACAAgtaacttaaagacaaaatggaaaaacaaggaggTTTGTGCCTGAGATGATGC
The sequence above is a segment of the Globicephala melas chromosome 17, mGloMel1.2, whole genome shotgun sequence genome. Coding sequences within it:
- the ANKRD46 gene encoding ankyrin repeat domain-containing protein 46, which encodes MSYVFVNDSSQTNVPLLQACIDGDFNYSKRLLESGFDPNIRDTRGRTGLHLAAARGNVDICQLLHKFGADLLATDYQGNTALHLCGHVDTIQFLVSNGLKIDICNHQGATPLVLAKRRGVNKDVIRLLESLEEQEVKGFNRGTHSKLETMQTAESESAMESHSLLNPNVQQGEGVLSSFRTTWQEFVEDLGFWRVLLLIFVIALLSLGIAYYVSGVLPFVENQPELVH